In Panthera uncia isolate 11264 chromosome B4, Puncia_PCG_1.0, whole genome shotgun sequence, one genomic interval encodes:
- the XRCC6 gene encoding X-ray repair cross-complementing protein 6, with product MSGWESYYKNEGDEEEEEEEGLEAGGEYTYSGRDSLIFLVDGSKAMFESQSEVELTPFDMSIQCIQSVYTNKIISSNQDLLAVVFYGTEKDKNSVNFKNIYVLQELDNPGAKRVLELDQFKGEQGKKHFQDLIGHGSDYSLSEVLWVCANLFSDVQVKMSHKRIMLFTNEDDPHGNDSARASRARTKAGDLRDTGIFLDLMHLKKRGGFDISLFYRDIISIADDEDLGVHFEESSKLEDLLRKVRAKETKKRMLSSLKLKLSKDIALTVGIYNLVQKAYRPPPVRLYRETNEPVKTKTRTFNVNTGSLLLPSDTKRSQIYGNRQIVLEKEETEELKRFDEPGLILIGFKPLIMLKKHHYLRPSLFVYPEESLVNGSSTLFSALLTKCLEKEVMAVCRYTPRRNTPPYFVVLLPQEEELDDQKIQVTPPGFQLVFLPYADDKRKVPFTEKVMANPEQIDKMKAIVQKLRFNYRSDAFENPVLQQHFRNLEALALDLMEPEQAVDLTLPKTKAIDKRLGPLVDEFKELVYPPDYNPEEKGSKRKQDDEGSGSKRPKVELSEEELKAHVSKGTLGKLTVPMLKEVCRVYGLKGGLKKQELMNMLTKHFQKN from the exons ATGTCAGGTTGGGAGTCTTATTACAAAAACGAAGgcgatgaagaagaagaagaggaagagggccTTGAAGCAGGTG gAGAATATACATATTCAGGAAGAgatagtttgatttttttggttgATGGTTCTAAGGCCATGTTTGAATCTCAGAGTGAAGTTGAACTGACTCCTTTTGACATGAGCATCCAG TGTATCCAGAGTGTGTATACCAATAAGATCATAAGCAGTAATCAAGATCTCTTGGCGGTGGTGTTCTATGGtactgagaaagataaaaattcagtgaatttcaaaaatatttacgtCTTACAGGAGTTGGATAATCCAG GTGCTAAGCGAGTGCTTGAGCTTGACCAGTTTAAGGGGGAGCagggaaaaaaacatttccaagatCTCATTGGCCATGGATCTGACTACTCATTAAGTGAAGTGCTGTGGGTCTGTGCCAACCTCTTTAGCGATGTCCAGGTCAAGATGAGCCATAAGAGGATCATGCTGTTCACCAATGAAGATGACCCCCATGGCAATGACAGTGCCAGAGCCAGCCGGGCCAGGACCAAAGCTGGGGATCTCCGTGACACAG GTATCTTCCTGGACTTGATGCACCTGAAGAAACGTGGGGGCTTTGACATATCCTTGTTCTACCGAGATATCATCAGCATAGCAGATGATGAGGACCTAGGGGTTCACTTTGAAGAGTCGAGCAAGCTGGAAGACCTGTTGAGGAAGGTTCGAGCCAAGGAGACCAAGAAGCGCATGCTCTCCAG CCTGAAGCTTAAACTCAGCAAAGATATAGCGCTCACTGTCGGCATTTATAATCTGGTCCAGAAGGCTTACAGACCTCCTCCAGTGAGACTTTATCGGGAAACTAATGAACCAGTGAAAACCAAGACCCGGACATTTAATGTAAACACAGGCAGTTTGCTTCTGCCTAGTGATACGAAGAGGTCTCAG ATCTATGGGAATCGTCAGATTGTgctagagaaagaggaaacagaagagctGAAACGGTTTGATGAACCGGGTTTGATTCTCATCGGTTTCAAGCCATTGATAATGCTGAAGAAGCACCATTACCTGAGGCCCTCCCTATTTGTGTACCCCGAGGAGTCCCTGGTAAATG GGAGCTCAACTCTGTTCAGTGCTCTACTCACCAAGTGTCTGGAGAAGGAGGTCATGGCGGTGTGCAGATACACCCCCCGTCGGAACACCCCTCCTTATTTTGTGGTCTTGTTGCCACAGGAAGAGGAGCTGGATGACCAGAAAATTCAGGTGACTCCCCCAG GCTTCCAGCTTGTCTTCTTACCCTATGCCGACGATAAACGGAAGGTGCCCTTTACTGAAAAAGTCATGGCAAATCCAGAGCAGATAGACAAGATGAAGGCCATTGTTCAGAAGCTCCGTTTCAATTACAG AAGTGACGCCTTTGAGAACCCAGTGCTGCAGCAGCACTTCAGAAACCTGGAGGCCCTGGCTTTGGATTTGATGGAGCCTGAACAGGCAGTGGATTTGACAT TGCCTAAAACTAAAGCAATAGATAAGAGACTCGGCCCCCTGGTGGATGAGTTTAAGGAGCTTGTCTACCCACCTGATTATAATCCTGAAGAAAAAGGTTCCAAGAGGAAACAAG ATGATGAAGGTTCTGGAAGCAAAAGACCCAAAGTGGAGTTATCTGAAGAGGAGCTGAAGGCCCATGTCAGCAAGGGCACGCTGGGTAAGCTCACTGTGCCCATGCTGAAGGAAGTCTGCAGGGTGTATGGGCTGAAGGGCGGGTTGAAGAAGCAGGAGCTGATGAACATGCTCACTAAGCACTTCCAGAAGAACTGA
- the SNU13 gene encoding NHP2-like protein 1 produces MTEADVNPKAYPLADAHLTKKLLDLVQQSCNYKQLRKGANEATKTLNRGISEFIVMAADAEPLEIILHLPLLCEDKNVPYVFVRSKQALGRACGVSRPVIACSVTIKEGSQLKQQIQSIQQSIERLLV; encoded by the exons ACTGAGGCTGATGTAAATCCGAAGGCCTACCCCCTCGCAGACGCCCACCTCACCAAGAAACTACTGGACCTTGTTCAGCAGTCATGTAACTACAAGCAGCTTCGGAAAGGAGCTAATGAAG CCACCAAAACCCTCAACAGAGGCATCTCTGAGTTCATCGTGATGGCTGCAGACGCTGAGCCGCTGGAGATCATCCTTCACCTTCCGCTGCTATGTGAGGATAAGAACGTGCCCTACGTGTTTGTGCGCTCTAAGCAGGCCCTAGGGCGGGCCTGTGGGGTCTCCAGGCCTGTCATCGCCTGTTCTGTCACCATCAAAGAAGGCTCACAGCTGAAGCAGCAGATCCAGTCCATTCAGCAGTCCATTGAAAGGCTCTTAGTCTAA